TAGTCGTCGCAATGTAAAATTTCTACCCTGTTCCCAGGATATTCCTGCCCAATTAACTGTTCCCGGATCACTTTCTCATCCCCGACGAGAAAGAGTTCCAGCTCAGGGTTTTCCCTGACTGCTATCACTGCCCCGGCTACCGTTTCCTGCGGAGCATGATCTCCTCCCATGACATCCAGTGCGATTTTCATGTAGGAAATTACTTAGCTGCCGTTTTAACGACTTGCTTGCCCTTGTAATATCCACATTCGGGGCAGATCTGATGGGAAGCTACCGGTTGCCTGCAGTCCGGATTGCTGCAAGTGCCGATGTGTTTGGGCTCAGGTAGGGCATGATGCGAGCGTCGCATGCCTTTTCTGCTCGCTGGTGTTCGTCTTTTTGGTACGCCCATTTCCATCCTCCTGCA
Above is a genomic segment from Candidatus Wallbacteria bacterium containing:
- the rpmF gene encoding 50S ribosomal protein L32; translated protein: MGVPKRRTPASRKGMRRSHHALPEPKHIGTCSNPDCRQPVASHQICPECGYYKGKQVVKTAAK